From the genome of Malus domestica chromosome 04, GDT2T_hap1, one region includes:
- the LOC103434217 gene encoding large ribosomal subunit protein uL14x/uL14z/uL14y, with the protein MSKRGRGGSAGNKFRMSLGLPVAATVNCADNTGAKNLYIISVKGIKGRLNRLPSACVGDMVMATVKKGKPDLRKKVLPAVIVRQRKPWRRKDGVFMYFEDNAGVIVNPKGEMKGSAITGPIGKECADLWPRIASAANAIV; encoded by the exons ATGTCGAAacgag GGCGTGGAGGGTCCGCCGGAAACAAGTTCCGGATGTCGCTGGGTCTGCCGGTGGCCGCCACCGTGAACTGTGCCGACAACACCGGTGCCAAGAACCTTTACATCATCTCCGTGAAGGGAATCAAGGGTCGCCTCAATCGCCTTCCTTCTGCTTGTGTTGGTGACATGGTCATGGCTACAGTCAAGAAGGGCAAGCCTGACCTCCGAAAGAAGGTCTTGCCGGCCGTCATTGTCCGCCAGCGCAAGCCGTGGCGCCGAAAGGATGGGGTTTTCATGTACTTTGAAG ATAATGCTGGTGTCATTGTCAATCCGAAGGGAGAAATGAAAG GTTCTGCAATCACCGGACCTATAGGAAAGGAATGCGCAGATCTGTGGCCAAGAATTGCAAGTGCTGCCAATGCCATCGTTTAA
- the LOC103419515 gene encoding histone-lysine N-methyltransferase SUVR4 isoform X1, translating to MSGNPKVVNAFRVTRALGIPDAEIKPVLKGLLRMYDKKWELIEEDNYRTLIDAYFESKENKGKEEKREAATELDGYERPGKRLHLANGRAAVDQDHGSRTMESSKQCLTNGRAGCSSQHPLKQPNDRGKKPIAPHLVSGDRKISIGNHKKDLVIPKTEEGTDSISSSFECAVPARRPALPDLSRGSTGGNSGSSSTDVGRSACDLTCGGDHVSRPKNRQCGTEHSQADLNGVDSSCPITHEGRKPVNFFHDITKSMEKVKISLVDETGNECLPKFNYIPNNIIYQNANVNISLARISDEDCCTDCSGDCLSAAIPCACARETGGEFVYTPQGLLKEDFLAACVKEPEEHNFVYCQDCPNERSKNEYYPEKCKGHHIRKFIKECWRKCGCDLSCGNRVVQRGISYKLQVFVTPEGKGWGVRTLEVLQKGTFVCEYVGEILTNTELYERNNQSSGAKRHTYPVLLDGDWGSEQILKDDDALCLDATSHGNVARFINHRCSDANLIDIPVQVETPDRHYYHLAFFTTRKVNAFEELSWDYGIDFDDHGHPIKAFSCNCGSVACRGKKQNGRKERRGKRLVPRTSS from the exons ATGTCTGGTAACCCGAAAGTTGTAAACGCGTTTCGTGTGACGAGGGCCTTGGGGATTCCTGATGCAGAGATCAAACCGGTCCTGAAGGGTTTGCTGCGAATGTATGATAAAAAGTGGGAGCTTATAGAAGAAGACAACTACAGGACTCTTATAGATGCATACTTTGAGTCTAAGGAAAACAAG ggaaaagaagagaaaagagaagcTGCTACAGAGCTTGATGGGTATGAAAGACCAGGAAAAAGGCTGCATTTGGCCAATGGCAGAGCTGCTGTGGACCAAGATCATGGAAGCAGAACCATGGAGTCATCCAAACAGTGTTTAACCAATGGCAGAGCTGGATGTAGTTCTCAACACCCCCTCAAACAGCCCAATGACAGAGGAAAGAAACCAATTGCACCTCATCTGGTCTCTGGAGATAGAAAAATTTCAATTGGTAATCACAAGAAAGACTTGGTGATTCCAAAAACAGAGGAAGGCACAGATAGCATTTCATCTTCTTTCGAATGTGCAGTACCGGCGAGACGTCCAG CTCTTCCAGATTTGTCTCGAGGTTCAACTGGGGGTAACTCTGGATCATCCTCTACTGATGTGGGTAGAAGTGCTTGTGACCTCACTTGTGGGGGTGACCATGTTTCAAGACCGAAGAATCGGCAATGTGGAACAGAACATTCACAAGCTGATTTAAATGGTGTGGATTCAAGCTGTCCCATCACTCATGAGGGCAGGAAGCCAGTCAATTTTTTCCATGACATTACGAAATCTATGGAGAAAGTGAAAATATCATTGGTAGATGAAACTGGAAATGAGTGCCTGCCAAAGTTCAATTATAtaccaaacaatattatctaccaAAATGCAAATGTGAATATCTCACTAGCTCGGATTTCAGATGAAGATTGCTGCACTGACTGCTCTGGAGATTGTCTTTCAGCGGCAATACCATGTGCATGTGCTCGTGAAACTGGTGGGGAGTTTGTTTACACACCACAAGGCCTCCTAAAAGAAGATTTTTTAGCAGCTTGTGTCAAGGAACCGGAAGAGCACAACTTTGTTTATTGTCAAGACTGTCCAAATGAGAGGTCCAAGAACGAGTACTACCCTGAAAAATGCAAAGGTCACCACATCAGGAAGTTTATAAAAGAATGCTGGAGAAAATGTGGATGTGACTTGTCGTGTGGAAATCGGGTAGTGCAAAGGGGCATTTCTTACAAGTTACAG GTATTCGTGACTCCTGAAGGGAAGGGCTGGGGTGTTAGGACATTAGAGGTCTTGCAGAAGGGAACATTTGTCTGTGAATATGTTGGGGAGATACTGACCAACACCGAATTATACGAGAGAAATAACCAAAGCAGTGGAGCTAAGAGACATACCTACCCCGTATTGCTAGACGGAGATTGGGGCTCAGAGCAAATTTTGAAGGATGATGATGCCCTTTGTCTTGATGCAACATCTCATGGTAATGTTGCCAGATTTATCAATCATAG ATGCTCTGATGCAAACTTGATTGATATCCCAGTTCAAGTGGAGACTCCTGACCGTCACTACTATCAC CTTGCCTTTTTTACTACCAGGAAAGTGAATGCATTTGAAGAGCTGTCGTGG GATTATGGTATTGACTTTGATGATCATGGACACCCTATAAAGGCATTTTCGTGTAATTGTGGTAGTGTAGCTTGCCGGGGAAAGAAACAGAATGGACGGAAAGAACGCAGAG GGAAAAGATTGGTACCGAGAACCAGCAGCTGA
- the LOC103419515 gene encoding histone-lysine N-methyltransferase SUVR4 isoform X2 has protein sequence MSGNPKVVNAFRVTRALGIPDAEIKPVLKGLLRMYDKKWELIEEDNYRTLIDAYFESKENKGKEEKREAATELDGYERPGKRLHLANGRAAVDQDHGSRTMESSKQCLTNGRAGCSSQHPLKQPNDRGKKPIAPHLVSGDRKISIGNHKKDLVIPKTEEGTDSISSSFECAVPARRPDLSRGSTGGNSGSSSTDVGRSACDLTCGGDHVSRPKNRQCGTEHSQADLNGVDSSCPITHEGRKPVNFFHDITKSMEKVKISLVDETGNECLPKFNYIPNNIIYQNANVNISLARISDEDCCTDCSGDCLSAAIPCACARETGGEFVYTPQGLLKEDFLAACVKEPEEHNFVYCQDCPNERSKNEYYPEKCKGHHIRKFIKECWRKCGCDLSCGNRVVQRGISYKLQVFVTPEGKGWGVRTLEVLQKGTFVCEYVGEILTNTELYERNNQSSGAKRHTYPVLLDGDWGSEQILKDDDALCLDATSHGNVARFINHRCSDANLIDIPVQVETPDRHYYHLAFFTTRKVNAFEELSWDYGIDFDDHGHPIKAFSCNCGSVACRGKKQNGRKERRGKRLVPRTSS, from the exons ATGTCTGGTAACCCGAAAGTTGTAAACGCGTTTCGTGTGACGAGGGCCTTGGGGATTCCTGATGCAGAGATCAAACCGGTCCTGAAGGGTTTGCTGCGAATGTATGATAAAAAGTGGGAGCTTATAGAAGAAGACAACTACAGGACTCTTATAGATGCATACTTTGAGTCTAAGGAAAACAAG ggaaaagaagagaaaagagaagcTGCTACAGAGCTTGATGGGTATGAAAGACCAGGAAAAAGGCTGCATTTGGCCAATGGCAGAGCTGCTGTGGACCAAGATCATGGAAGCAGAACCATGGAGTCATCCAAACAGTGTTTAACCAATGGCAGAGCTGGATGTAGTTCTCAACACCCCCTCAAACAGCCCAATGACAGAGGAAAGAAACCAATTGCACCTCATCTGGTCTCTGGAGATAGAAAAATTTCAATTGGTAATCACAAGAAAGACTTGGTGATTCCAAAAACAGAGGAAGGCACAGATAGCATTTCATCTTCTTTCGAATGTGCAGTACCGGCGAGACGTCCAG ATTTGTCTCGAGGTTCAACTGGGGGTAACTCTGGATCATCCTCTACTGATGTGGGTAGAAGTGCTTGTGACCTCACTTGTGGGGGTGACCATGTTTCAAGACCGAAGAATCGGCAATGTGGAACAGAACATTCACAAGCTGATTTAAATGGTGTGGATTCAAGCTGTCCCATCACTCATGAGGGCAGGAAGCCAGTCAATTTTTTCCATGACATTACGAAATCTATGGAGAAAGTGAAAATATCATTGGTAGATGAAACTGGAAATGAGTGCCTGCCAAAGTTCAATTATAtaccaaacaatattatctaccaAAATGCAAATGTGAATATCTCACTAGCTCGGATTTCAGATGAAGATTGCTGCACTGACTGCTCTGGAGATTGTCTTTCAGCGGCAATACCATGTGCATGTGCTCGTGAAACTGGTGGGGAGTTTGTTTACACACCACAAGGCCTCCTAAAAGAAGATTTTTTAGCAGCTTGTGTCAAGGAACCGGAAGAGCACAACTTTGTTTATTGTCAAGACTGTCCAAATGAGAGGTCCAAGAACGAGTACTACCCTGAAAAATGCAAAGGTCACCACATCAGGAAGTTTATAAAAGAATGCTGGAGAAAATGTGGATGTGACTTGTCGTGTGGAAATCGGGTAGTGCAAAGGGGCATTTCTTACAAGTTACAG GTATTCGTGACTCCTGAAGGGAAGGGCTGGGGTGTTAGGACATTAGAGGTCTTGCAGAAGGGAACATTTGTCTGTGAATATGTTGGGGAGATACTGACCAACACCGAATTATACGAGAGAAATAACCAAAGCAGTGGAGCTAAGAGACATACCTACCCCGTATTGCTAGACGGAGATTGGGGCTCAGAGCAAATTTTGAAGGATGATGATGCCCTTTGTCTTGATGCAACATCTCATGGTAATGTTGCCAGATTTATCAATCATAG ATGCTCTGATGCAAACTTGATTGATATCCCAGTTCAAGTGGAGACTCCTGACCGTCACTACTATCAC CTTGCCTTTTTTACTACCAGGAAAGTGAATGCATTTGAAGAGCTGTCGTGG GATTATGGTATTGACTTTGATGATCATGGACACCCTATAAAGGCATTTTCGTGTAATTGTGGTAGTGTAGCTTGCCGGGGAAAGAAACAGAATGGACGGAAAGAACGCAGAG GGAAAAGATTGGTACCGAGAACCAGCAGCTGA